A window from Schistosoma haematobium chromosome 3, whole genome shotgun sequence encodes these proteins:
- the CUL2_1 gene encoding Cullin-2, variant 2 (EggNog:ENOG410VAIU~COG:O), which translates to MDSLLRKSVKTMTVSEIETKLIASIAIFKYIDDKDLFQKYYQRMLCKRLVFNYSSMLELEESMINQLKTVCGYEFTSKFQRMFNDVQLSPELNRKFNEYLQSKDIRFTFGHHFHVLTQCSWPISLSGVTDFLLPLELYTCTYHFEEFYTAAHQGRKMRWAHSYSTVELQVLFTDKTYQIQAPAINAAILLFFDHMDSDRIKVKDLHFGLQLAVSEGRPTISSENNSTSKRSVPTTDSSITSKMETCSQDVLDSSCELDLIQRLLTPLIELNIIYVEATEGQSSNSSGNIVTMDSVIALNRSFTSKRLKLRVNFGSQGKESNQSEADQVDRQVNEDRRYFIQAAIVRILKARRQIKHAQLIETILQQASNRFQPPIPLIKRCIEGLIDTGYLERNPDDPDQYSYLA; encoded by the exons ATGGATTCCTTATTACGTAAATCTGTCAAAACTATGACTGTTTCAGAAATTGAAACTAAGCTGATAGCGTCAATTGCTATTTTCAAGTATATTGATGATAAAGATCTTTTCCAAAAG TATTATCAACGTATGCTGTGCAAAAGACTGGTGTTCAATTATTCTTCCATGCTTGAACTTGAAGAATCTATGATTAATCAGCTAAAAACTGTTTGTGGatatgaatttacttcaaaatttCAGCGTATGTTTAATGATGTTCAACTTAGTCCTGAGTTAAATCGGAAGTTTAATGAGTACTTACAATCAAAAGATATACGTTTTACCTTTGGTCATCATTTTCATGTTTTAACG CAATGTTCGTGGCCAATTTCACTTAGTGGTGTTACTGATTTTTTACTCCCACTCGAATTGTATACATGTACTTACCATTTTGAAGAATTCTATACAGCCGCTCATCAAGGAAGAAAAATGAGATGGGCACATAGTTATTCAACAGTAGAACTCCAAGTGCTTTTCACTGATAAGACTTATCAAATACAAGCGCCTGCTATTAATGCTGCTATCCTACTATTTTTTGATCATATGGACTCAGATCGTATCAAAGTGAAAGATCTGCATTTCGGGTTACAACTAGCGGTATCTGAAGGTCGACCAACTATAAGTAGTGAAAATAACTCTACATCTAAACGAAGTGTTCCAACCACTGACTCTTCAATTACTAGTAAAATGGAAACTTGTTCACAAGATGTGTTGGATTCTTCATGTGAACTGGATCTTATTCAACGACTTTTGACACCACTAATTGAATTGAACATAATATATGTTGAAGCAACTGAAGGGCAAAGTAGTAATTCATCGGGTAACATCGTGACA ATGGATAGCGTTATAGCCCTAAACCGTTCGTTTACAAGCAAACGTCTAAAGCTAAGGGTGAATTTCGGCTCTCAAGGAAAAGAATCAAACCAG TCGGAAGCTGATCAGGTTGATCGTCAAGTGAACGAGGATCGGCGCTACTTCATACAAGCTGCTATTGTGCGAATTTTAAAAGCTCGAAGACAGATAAAGCATGCACAGCTTATTGAAACTATTTTACAGCAAGCATCTAACCGCTTCCAACCACCGATACCACTAATCAAGCGTTGCATTGAAGGTCTAATAGATACTGGCTATCTTGAACGAAATCCAGATGATCCTGATCAATACAGTTATCTTGCATAA